GGCCGCGCTCGGCCTTGATCCGTCCGACGAGGGACGCGCCCTCCATCGAGCCGGACGCCGCCGGGTTGGACAGGTCGATGTCGGCCGGGTCGACCTGGGCGGCCGCCTCGGCGGCGCCCGCCTTCTCGGCCATCCCGAGGTAGGGGTCGGACTCGGTCTGCTCGGTGGGGGCCGACGCGGCCGGGGCCGGCTCCTCGCCGGGGGCGCCGACCGAGATGATCGGCGTGCCGACCGGGACCGTCTCGCCCTCGGGCACGAGCAGCGCGAGGACGGTGCCCTCGAACGGCGAGGGCAGCTCGACGAGCGACTTCGCGGTCTCGATCTCGACGATGACGTCGTTGATCTCGATGGTGTCGCCGACCTTGACCTTCCAGGCGACGATCTCGGCCTCGGTGAGGCCTTCCCCGACGTCGGGGAGGAGGAACTCGGACATCAGGATCCTTTCGGAACCGGGTCTCGTGACGGTCGCTGCGCGACCTCCTCGACCAGCGGTGGGGTCAGAAGGCGAAGGTGCGGTCGACGGCGTCCAGCACCCGGTCGAGGTCGGGGAGGTACTCCTCCTCGATCCGCGACGGCGGGTAGGGCATGTCGAACGCGCCGACGCGCAGGACCGGGGCCTCGAGGGAGTAGAAGCACTCCTCGGTGATGCGCGCGGCGAGCTCGGCACCCATGCCGAGGTTGACGTGCGCCTCGTGGGTGACCACGCAGCGACCGGTGCGGCGCACGGACTCGAGCACCGGCGCCATGTCGAGCGGGGACAGCGTCCGCAGGTCGATGACCTCGAGGTTGCGGCCCTCGGTCTCGGCGGCCTCCGCGGCCTTGAGCGCGGTCTTCACGGTCGGGCCGTAGGCCAGCACGGTGGCGTCCGTGCCGGCGCGCACGACGCGCGAGGTGAACAGCGGCTCGGGCGTCGCGGACTCGTCGAGCTCGGCCTTGTCGGCGTGGTACTGCCGCTTGGGCTCGAGGAAGATCACCGGGTCGTCGTGGGCGATCGCCTGCTGGATCATCCAGTAGCCGTCGACCGGGTTGGAGCAGGCGACCACCTTGAGGCCCGGGGTGTGCGCGAACTGCGCCTCCGGGCTCTCGGAGTGGTGCTCGACCGCGCCGATGCCGCCGCCGAAGGGGATGCGGATCACGATCGGCATCTTCACCTTGCCCTGCGAGCGGTAGGTGTACTTCGCGACCTGGCACACGATCTGGTCGTAGGCGGGGTAGACGAAGCCGTCGAACTGGATCTCGATGACGGGGCGGTAGCCGCGCAGCGCCATGCCGACCGCGGTGCCGACGATGCCGGACTCCGCGAGCGGGCTGTCGATGACGCGGTCCTCGCCGAAGTCCTTCTGCAGGCCGTCGGTGATGCGGAAGACGCCGCCGAGCTTGCCGACGTCCTCACCCATGAGCAGGACCTTGTCGTCGGCCTCCATGGCCTTGCGCAGGCCCATGTTGAGGCCCTTGGCGAGGGTGATCTTCTGGTGGGTCATCAGGAGTGGCTCCCCTCGAAGGACGCGAGGTAGGCCGCGAACTCGTCGCGCTGGGCGGCGATCTCGTCGGTCATCTCGCTGAAGACGTAGCCGAACTGGTCGAGCGGCTTCGGGTCGGGCAGCGCCTTGCAGCCCTCGCGGAGGTGGTGGCCCATCTCCTTGGCCTCGGCGTCGAGGTCGTCGAAGAACTCCTGGTCGACCAGGCCGTTGCGGCGCAGGTAGACCTTGAGCCGCTCGATCGGGTCCTTGAGCTTCCAGTGCTCGAGCTCGTCGTTGAGGCGGTAGCGGGTCGGGTCGTCGGTGGTGGTGTGCGCGCCCATGCGGTACGTGTACGCCTCGACGAACGACGGGCCGTTGCCCTCGCGGGCGCGCTGGAGCGCGGCCTTCGTGACGGCGTACGTCGCGAGGACGTCGTTGCCGTCGACCCGGATGCCCGGGAAGCCGAAGCCCAGCGCCCGCTGGTAGAGCGGGATGCGGGTCTGGCGCTCGATCGGCTCGGAGATGGCCCACTGGTTGTTCTGGCAGAAGAACACGACCGGGGCGTTGTAGGAGGCGGCGAAGATGAACGCCTCGTTGACGTCGCCCTGCGAGGACGCGCCGTCGCCGAAGTGGGCGATCACGGCCGCGTCGCGCTCGGGGTCGCCGGTGCCGACGACGCCGTCGCGCTGCATGCCCATCGCGTAGCCGGTGGCGTGGAGGGTCTGCGCGCCGATGACGATCGTGTAGAGCCCGAAGTTGTTCTCGTTGGGGTCCCAGCCGCCCTGGTCGACGCCGCGGAACAGGCCGAGCAGCCGCAGCGGGTCGACGCCCTTGCAGTAGGCCACGCCGTGCTCGCGGTAGGTCGGGAAGACGTAGTCCTGGGGGCGCAGCGCACGACCGGCGCCGATCTGCGCGGCCTCCTGGCCGAGCAGCTGGGCCCAGATGCCGAGCTCGCCGTGGCGCTGGAGCGCGGTGGCCTCGACGTCGATGCGCCGGGTCAGCACCATGTCGCGGTAGAGGCCGCGCAGCTCCTCGGCGGAGAAGTCGTGGTCGAACTCGGGGTGGTGGACGCGCTCACCCTCGGGAGTCAGCAGCTGGACGAGGTCGGGGCCGCCGTCGGACTGCGAGGGCCCGAAGACCTCCGCGAGGTCGGGGCCGAAGGTGTCGCTCCGGGCGGAGGCAGGGTCGGACAACGCACTCTCCTTCTACAGCTAGCGGCGGTCGCGGGATCACCGGACGCCGGCGGCTCTACAGCGTGGTCGCCGGCGTGTGTGACCCCGACCACATGGTGGGCTCAACGTATCCGGCGGCGCCTGCCAGCACCAATCCGGCACCCCCTCCGGCGGGGTCGACGCGCCTCGCCGCGGCCTCGCCCCGCGGGGCCGCCGACCGCCGTAGCCTTGCCGCATCCGAGCGACGCACAGGGGGTGGGCAGGGGTGGCACAGGTGGGGTCCACGGGCACCCGGCGCGGCGTACGCCGGCTCGTCGCGGCGCTGCTCGCCGCCACCGTCGGGCCGCTCGCGCTCGTGCCACCTCCTGCGTCAGCCGCGCCGGACACGCTGCCGCCGCGGCCGCTGTTCTGGGAGCAGCCGCTCGCCGACCCGTCGGTCGTCCACGACGGGAGCCGGTGGTTCGCCGCCGGCACGGGCTGGCGCGGCGCGACCAGCGGCAGCGTGCGCGCGTCGGTCGGCTGGGTGCCGGGCGCACCCCTGCTCGACGCCCGCCCCGCGTGGGCGCGCAACGGCGACGTGTGGGCCCCCGAGCTGGTCCGTGCCGCCGACGGCACCTGGCTGGCCTACTACTCGGTGCCGGTCAGCGGGCTGCCGCGCCACGACGACCGGTGCATCGGGGTGGCGACCTCACCCGACCTGGAGACGCCGTTCACGCCACTGCACTCCCAGCCGCTCGCCTGTCCCACCGGCGCGGCGCCGGTCCCGGCGAGCGACGACCTCGAGCGCGGCGGCGGCCTGCCGCTGCGCGGGGTGATCGACCCGTCGTCCTACCTCGCCCCCGACGGCCGCCGGTTCCTGCTCTACCGGACCCAGGGCACGCCGTCGTCGATCCGGATGGTGCGGCTGACCCGCAGCGGCCTGCGGGCCGCCGGCCCGAGCCGGGAGATCCTCCGCGACCCGGGCGTGCTGGAGAACCCCGAGATGGTCGACGCCCGCGGGACCCACCACCTCCTGATGAGCCGGGGCGACTTCGGGCGCTGCGGCTACCGCACGGTGTGGCGCGCGTCCGCGTCGGTCCGCAAGGGCTGGGAGCGGGCCGCCGAGCACGTGCTGCTCGACCACGAGGGCACCGGCATCTGCGGCCCCGGCGGCGCCGACCACTCCGACGACGCGGCCGGGCGGCTGTTCGTCCACGGCTGGGTCTGCGACGGGGTCAACGGCCCGTGCGAGGCGACGTACTCCTCCCACGACGACCCGCTGCAGCGCGGGCGCCGGGTGCTCTACGTCGCGCGGCTGGCGTGGACCCGCGACGGCCCGGTGGTCACCCGCTTCACCCAGGGGCCGGCGTGGACCCCGCCGGGTCCGCTCAACCGCGACCGTGTGGCGTCCGCCAGACCGCCGGGTCCGGGCCGACCGGGACGATCTGCGTCGGGTTGATGTCGGTGTGCACGACGTAGTAGTGCTGCTTGATCTGGTCGAAGTCGACCTCGTCGGCGAAGCCCGGCGTCTGGAACAGGTCGCGGGCGTAGCCCCAGAGGTTCGGCATCTCGGTCAGCTTGTTGCGGTTGCACTTGAAGTGCCCGTGGTAGACCGCGTCGAAGCGGACCAGGGTGGTGAAGAGCCGCACGTCGGCCTCGGTGATCGCGTCGCCCATGAGGTAGCGGCGGTCGGCGAGGCGCTCCTCGACCCAGTCCATCGCGGTCCACAGCCGCTCGTAGGCGTCCTCGTAGGCCTCCTGGGAGCCGGCGAAGCCGCAGCGGTAGACGCCGTTGTTGATCTCGGTGAAGACCCGCTTCATGACCTCCTCCATCTCCTCGCGGAGGT
Above is a genomic segment from Nocardioides okcheonensis containing:
- the pdhA gene encoding pyruvate dehydrogenase (acetyl-transferring) E1 component subunit alpha, whose product is MSDPASARSDTFGPDLAEVFGPSQSDGGPDLVQLLTPEGERVHHPEFDHDFSAEELRGLYRDMVLTRRIDVEATALQRHGELGIWAQLLGQEAAQIGAGRALRPQDYVFPTYREHGVAYCKGVDPLRLLGLFRGVDQGGWDPNENNFGLYTIVIGAQTLHATGYAMGMQRDGVVGTGDPERDAAVIAHFGDGASSQGDVNEAFIFAASYNAPVVFFCQNNQWAISEPIERQTRIPLYQRALGFGFPGIRVDGNDVLATYAVTKAALQRAREGNGPSFVEAYTYRMGAHTTTDDPTRYRLNDELEHWKLKDPIERLKVYLRRNGLVDQEFFDDLDAEAKEMGHHLREGCKALPDPKPLDQFGYVFSEMTDEIAAQRDEFAAYLASFEGSHS
- a CDS encoding family 43 glycosylhydrolase, whose protein sequence is MGSTGTRRGVRRLVAALLAATVGPLALVPPPASAAPDTLPPRPLFWEQPLADPSVVHDGSRWFAAGTGWRGATSGSVRASVGWVPGAPLLDARPAWARNGDVWAPELVRAADGTWLAYYSVPVSGLPRHDDRCIGVATSPDLETPFTPLHSQPLACPTGAAPVPASDDLERGGGLPLRGVIDPSSYLAPDGRRFLLYRTQGTPSSIRMVRLTRSGLRAAGPSREILRDPGVLENPEMVDARGTHHLLMSRGDFGRCGYRTVWRASASVRKGWERAAEHVLLDHEGTGICGPGGADHSDDAAGRLFVHGWVCDGVNGPCEATYSSHDDPLQRGRRVLYVARLAWTRDGPVVTRFTQGPAWTPPGPLNRDRVASARPPGPGRPGRSASG
- a CDS encoding alpha-ketoacid dehydrogenase subunit beta; its protein translation is MTHQKITLAKGLNMGLRKAMEADDKVLLMGEDVGKLGGVFRITDGLQKDFGEDRVIDSPLAESGIVGTAVGMALRGYRPVIEIQFDGFVYPAYDQIVCQVAKYTYRSQGKVKMPIVIRIPFGGGIGAVEHHSESPEAQFAHTPGLKVVACSNPVDGYWMIQQAIAHDDPVIFLEPKRQYHADKAELDESATPEPLFTSRVVRAGTDATVLAYGPTVKTALKAAEAAETEGRNLEVIDLRTLSPLDMAPVLESVRRTGRCVVTHEAHVNLGMGAELAARITEECFYSLEAPVLRVGAFDMPYPPSRIEEEYLPDLDRVLDAVDRTFAF